In Bacteroidia bacterium, the following are encoded in one genomic region:
- a CDS encoding cytochrome C oxidase subunit IV family protein has translation MSHERDDVYEYSLDTHHDEATGKEVRKKIYVVLILLSIVTAVEVGLGFKFSRVESLKETLKWLFIALTLVKAGGIVYYFMHLGDERKNFRYIILSSYFVLIGYLIWICLTEATYNSENKAGIEISYKELNASTPAPVASEGHGDTHSSESHGAEEHH, from the coding sequence ATGAGCCACGAAAGAGACGACGTTTACGAGTATTCTTTAGACACCCATCATGATGAGGCAACAGGAAAGGAAGTACGTAAAAAGATTTATGTAGTATTGATTTTGCTTTCCATTGTTACCGCAGTTGAGGTAGGTTTAGGTTTTAAATTTTCACGAGTTGAGAGTTTAAAAGAAACTCTAAAATGGTTATTCATTGCTTTGACCTTGGTTAAAGCGGGAGGAATCGTTTATTACTTTATGCACTTAGGAGATGAAAGAAAAAACTTTCGTTACATTATATTAAGTTCTTACTTTGTCCTAATCGGCTACCTGATTTGGATTTGCTTAACTGAAGCAACTTACAATTCTGAAAATAAAGCCGGAATTGAAATCAGTTACAAAGAACTTAATGCCTCCACTCCTGCCCCAGTTGCATCTGAAGGTCACGGAGATACTCATTCAAGCGAAAGTCATGGAGCCGAAGAGCACCATTAA
- a CDS encoding cytochrome c oxidase subunit 3 has product MSHGHAAVNKPTGTTPWGGGISPFNMSYGKMMMWFFLVSDAFTFSALVTAYGYMRHKYADNWPLAGDVFTHFPFYEGHIELAYVAFMTFVLIASSVTMVLAVEAGHRMDKKGVLFWMALTIVGGLIFVGSQAWEWMHFIHGTEHGALRSIWDEETGKYVTKVIHGANLSYNEYGHPLFADFFFFITGFHGFHVFSGVVINFIIFLMAWNGTFEKTGHYEMVEKSGLYWHFVDLVWVFVFTFFYLI; this is encoded by the coding sequence ATGAGCCACGGACACGCAGCAGTAAACAAGCCAACAGGCACTACCCCTTGGGGAGGAGGAATTTCCCCTTTCAACATGAGCTATGGAAAAATGATGATGTGGTTTTTCCTTGTCTCCGATGCTTTTACATTCTCTGCCCTAGTAACAGCATATGGTTACATGCGTCACAAGTACGCAGACAATTGGCCATTAGCAGGTGATGTATTTACACACTTCCCTTTTTATGAAGGACATATTGAATTAGCCTATGTTGCTTTTATGACTTTTGTCTTAATTGCTTCTTCGGTTACTATGGTTTTGGCTGTGGAAGCCGGACATAGAATGGATAAGAAAGGAGTATTGTTTTGGATGGCATTAACCATTGTTGGAGGTCTTATTTTCGTTGGGTCTCAAGCTTGGGAATGGATGCACTTTATTCATGGAACCGAACATGGTGCATTGAGAAGTATTTGGGATGAAGAAACAGGAAAATATGTTACCAAAGTAATACATGGTGCCAACCTTTCCTATAATGAGTACGGACATCCATTGTTTGCAGACTTCTTCTTCTTCATTACTGGTTTCCATGGTTTTCACGTATTTTCAGGAGTGGTTATCAACTTCATCATTTTCTTGATGGCTTGGAATGGTACCTTTGAAAAAACAGGCCATTATGAAATGGTTGAAAAATCAGGACTCTATTGGCACTTTGTAGATTTGGTTTGGGTATTCGTATTTACCTTCTTCTATCTTATTTAA
- a CDS encoding cytochrome c oxidase subunit 3, with translation MIGTGNFLAGKISDLKGDFGVDYSIKVQGEDLIYNNGHFYGPQDLQLKKPLDEKINKAFNVSSGFKYILSGLHLAHLFGGLIYLFIVLIKAFRAKYTASNMLDIELCGMYWHFLDILWIYLFAFLYFIQ, from the coding sequence ATGATTGGTACTGGAAATTTTTTAGCAGGTAAAATATCGGATTTAAAAGGTGATTTTGGGGTTGACTATTCCATCAAAGTTCAGGGTGAAGACCTCATTTACAACAATGGTCATTTCTATGGTCCACAGGATTTACAGTTAAAAAAGCCATTGGATGAGAAAATAAATAAGGCTTTCAATGTTTCCAGCGGATTCAAATACATTTTATCGGGTCTGCATTTGGCCCATTTATTCGGTGGACTGATTTACCTTTTCATTGTATTAATAAAGGCATTTAGGGCAAAATACACTGCTAGCAACATGTTAGATATTGAACTTTGTGGCATGTATTGGCATTTCCTGGATATTTTGTGGATATATTTATTTGCCTTTTTGTATTTCATTCAGTAA
- a CDS encoding T9SS type A sorting domain-containing protein, which produces MKKIFTTVLSIAISAAVFAQVGPPSPCTPSLTGPSGDIVPDTITNLPPATQGTSYSTVIQVYVPSDTVVPGLGSLPIQDFTLDSVVGLPSEFGFLSSPETGVFPGGSAACLLIASSGNVSSAPGTYPLNVYVTATVVTPFGPVPQSTSLNGYKIVIDAASSSGCTPSLTGPGGDIVPDTIVNLAVATQGTPYSATIQVYVPSDTVVPGLGNLPIQDFTLDNISGLPAEFSYSSNPATGVFPGGSAACLDLTAANVTSAVGIYPLGVNVTATVVTPFGPVPQSTTINGYKIVIQGPIGYITYDANSFGILANFPNPANESTAIVFGSDKNTSVGLNVYNAIGTLVYTSKVNATQGSNTISVNTSTFAEGNYIYTLSNGNAVANGKFIVIK; this is translated from the coding sequence ATGAAAAAAATCTTTACTACTGTATTATCAATTGCTATTTCAGCAGCAGTTTTTGCTCAAGTAGGCCCACCATCACCATGCACTCCGTCCTTAACCGGACCAAGTGGTGATATTGTACCTGACACCATTACCAATCTTCCTCCAGCTACTCAAGGAACTTCTTACAGCACTGTAATTCAAGTTTATGTTCCTTCAGACACTGTTGTTCCAGGTTTAGGAAGTTTACCTATTCAGGATTTCACTTTAGATTCAGTGGTAGGTTTACCATCTGAATTTGGATTTTTAAGCAGTCCTGAAACCGGAGTATTTCCAGGTGGTTCAGCAGCTTGTTTATTGATTGCTTCTTCAGGCAATGTTTCATCTGCTCCTGGAACTTATCCATTAAATGTATACGTTACAGCTACTGTTGTTACTCCATTTGGCCCAGTTCCACAAAGCACCAGCCTAAATGGTTATAAAATCGTTATTGATGCAGCTTCTTCTTCCGGATGTACTCCAAGTTTAACCGGTCCTGGTGGCGACATCGTTCCTGATACCATTGTTAACCTGGCAGTTGCCACTCAAGGCACTCCATACAGTGCTACCATCCAAGTTTATGTACCTTCCGATACTGTTGTTCCAGGTTTGGGTAATTTACCAATTCAAGATTTTACTTTGGACAACATTTCAGGATTACCAGCAGAATTTTCTTACTCTTCTAATCCAGCAACCGGTGTTTTCCCAGGTGGTTCTGCAGCTTGTTTAGATTTAACTGCTGCAAACGTAACTTCTGCTGTAGGAATTTATCCTTTGGGAGTTAACGTAACTGCAACTGTTGTTACTCCTTTTGGCCCAGTTCCTCAATCAACTACCATTAATGGTTACAAAATCGTAATTCAAGGTCCGATTGGTTACATTACTTACGATGCTAACAGTTTTGGCATTTTAGCTAATTTCCCAAATCCTGCTAACGAATCAACTGCAATAGTTTTTGGTTCAGACAAAAACACTAGCGTTGGATTGAATGTTTACAATGCTATCGGAACTTTGGTTTATACTTCTAAAGTGAATGCCACTCAAGGAAGTAACACTATTTCTGTAAACACTTCAACTTTTGCTGAAGGAAATTACATCTACACTTTATCCAATGGTAATGCCGTAGCTAATGGCAAATTCATTGTGATTAAATAA
- a CDS encoding iron-sulfur cluster assembly accessory protein has protein sequence MITVSESAKAKILSVISEEGAAANSFIRVGVESGGCSGLNYKLNFDTDLKPEDQVFEDKGVKIVVDKRSFLYLIGTELDYSGGLNGKGFTFNNPNASRTCGCGESFAV, from the coding sequence ATGATTACTGTAAGTGAAAGTGCCAAAGCAAAAATTTTAAGCGTCATTTCAGAAGAAGGTGCCGCAGCAAATAGTTTTATTCGTGTCGGTGTTGAAAGTGGTGGTTGTAGTGGTTTAAATTACAAACTTAATTTTGATACCGATCTTAAACCCGAAGACCAAGTTTTCGAAGATAAAGGAGTGAAAATTGTTGTTGATAAACGAAGCTTTCTTTATCTCATCGGAACGGAATTGGATTATTCCGGTGGCCTCAATGGAAAAGGGTTTACCTTTAATAATCCAAATGCCTCCAGAACATGTGGGTGTGGAGAAAGTTTTGCTGTTTAA
- the sufB gene encoding Fe-S cluster assembly protein SufB translates to MSKDIIEEVTSSDYKYGWSTAVETEFVPKGLSEETIRLISAKKNEPEWLLEYRLKAFQYWLKMTEPAWAHVQYPTINFQDIIYYAAPKPKPELENLDQVDPELLKTFEKLGISLEEQKRLTGVKSNIAIDAVIDSVSVKTTFKETLAEKGIIFCSFSEAVLEHPELVKKYLGSVVPYTDNYYAALNSAVFSDGSFCYVPKGVRCPMELSTYFRINSAGTGQFERTLLIVDEGAYVSYLEGCTAPMRDENQLHAAVVELVAHKDGEIKYSTVQNWYPGDKEGKGGIYNFVTKRGICLGDHSKISWTQVETGSAITWKYPSVILKGDHSIGEFYSVAVTNNYQQADTGTKMIHLGKNSKSTIVSKGISAGHSNNSYRGLVRMSKKADNSRNFSQCDSLLLGDKCGAHTFPYIEVNNRSCKVEHEATTSKIGEDQIFYCKQRGLNNEQAIALIVNGYCRDVLNQLPMEFAVEAQKLLSISLEGSVG, encoded by the coding sequence ATGTCAAAGGATATTATTGAGGAAGTAACCTCATCCGACTATAAGTATGGTTGGAGTACCGCCGTTGAAACCGAATTTGTACCAAAAGGACTTTCGGAAGAAACCATTCGCCTGATCTCAGCTAAAAAAAATGAACCTGAATGGCTTTTGGAATACAGATTGAAGGCCTTTCAATATTGGCTCAAAATGACTGAACCGGCTTGGGCCCATGTTCAATATCCTACCATCAATTTTCAGGATATCATTTATTATGCAGCTCCAAAACCTAAACCTGAACTGGAAAATCTAGATCAGGTGGATCCGGAGTTGTTAAAAACCTTCGAAAAACTTGGAATATCCCTCGAAGAACAAAAACGATTGACTGGAGTAAAATCCAATATAGCCATCGACGCTGTTATTGATTCGGTTTCTGTAAAAACAACCTTTAAAGAAACTCTTGCCGAAAAAGGAATTATTTTCTGCTCCTTTAGCGAAGCTGTGTTGGAACACCCGGAATTAGTCAAGAAGTACCTGGGTTCAGTAGTGCCTTACACCGACAATTATTATGCAGCACTTAATTCCGCTGTTTTTTCAGATGGTTCTTTCTGTTATGTGCCAAAAGGAGTGAGATGTCCTATGGAACTAAGTACCTATTTTCGAATTAATTCAGCAGGTACCGGACAATTTGAAAGAACCTTACTAATTGTGGATGAGGGTGCTTATGTGAGTTACCTGGAAGGTTGCACTGCCCCTATGAGAGATGAAAACCAATTGCATGCCGCCGTGGTGGAATTGGTTGCTCATAAAGATGGAGAAATTAAGTATAGTACTGTCCAAAATTGGTACCCCGGTGATAAAGAAGGTAAAGGTGGTATTTATAACTTCGTTACCAAACGAGGAATTTGCCTTGGTGATCATTCTAAAATTTCATGGACTCAGGTTGAAACTGGTTCAGCCATTACCTGGAAATATCCTTCCGTTATTCTGAAAGGTGATCACAGTATAGGTGAATTCTATTCCGTTGCAGTTACCAATAACTATCAACAAGCCGATACCGGTACCAAAATGATTCACCTTGGAAAGAATTCCAAAAGCACCATTGTTAGTAAAGGTATTTCGGCCGGACATAGTAACAACAGCTACCGTGGCTTGGTCAGAATGTCTAAAAAGGCTGATAACTCAAGAAATTTTAGCCAATGCGACTCCTTGCTATTGGGCGATAAATGCGGTGCACATACCTTTCCATATATTGAAGTAAATAATCGTTCCTGTAAAGTGGAACATGAAGCAACTACTAGTAAAATAGGCGAAGATCAAATCTTTTATTGCAAACAAAGAGGTCTCAATAATGAGCAAGCCATAGCTTTAATTGTGAATGGGTACTGCAGAGATGTTTTGAATCAATTGCCAATGGAATTTGCTGTGGAGGCTCAAAAGTTGCTTTCCATTAGTTTGGAAGGTAGTGTAGGATAA
- the sufC gene encoding Fe-S cluster assembly ATPase SufC has protein sequence MLSIKNLCARIEEKEILKGFSLEVKPGEIHAIMGPNGTGKSTLASVLAGREEYEVTNGSVTFNNKDLLELEPEDRAREGLFLAFQYPVEIPGVSNINFLKTALAEIRKYHGLEPFSAKDFLKYFKEKQALVELGTELANRSVNQGFSGGEKKRNEIFQLAMLNPLLAILDETDSGLDIDALRIVAQGVNKVKNENNAFIVITHYQRLLDYIVPDFVHVMYDGRIVKSGTKELALELEEKGYDWIKQELAR, from the coding sequence ATGTTGTCTATTAAAAATTTATGCGCTAGAATTGAAGAAAAGGAAATTTTAAAAGGATTTTCTTTGGAGGTGAAACCAGGTGAGATTCATGCAATTATGGGACCGAATGGTACCGGTAAATCTACCTTGGCTTCGGTTTTAGCAGGTAGGGAAGAGTATGAAGTTACCAATGGCTCTGTTACTTTTAACAATAAGGATTTATTGGAATTAGAACCGGAAGACAGAGCTCGAGAAGGTCTATTTCTGGCTTTCCAGTATCCGGTAGAAATTCCGGGTGTAAGTAATATTAATTTCCTCAAAACCGCTCTAGCTGAAATTCGAAAATACCACGGACTGGAACCTTTTTCTGCAAAGGATTTTCTAAAGTATTTTAAAGAAAAACAAGCTTTGGTGGAATTAGGTACTGAATTAGCTAATCGCTCGGTTAATCAAGGGTTTTCCGGTGGTGAAAAAAAACGAAATGAAATTTTTCAGTTAGCTATGCTTAATCCTTTATTGGCTATTTTAGATGAAACAGATAGCGGACTCGATATCGACGCTCTCCGGATTGTTGCGCAAGGGGTTAATAAAGTGAAGAATGAAAATAACGCATTTATCGTTATTACTCATTACCAAAGGTTGTTAGATTATATTGTTCCTGATTTTGTGCATGTAATGTACGATGGGCGAATTGTTAAGTCCGGTACTAAGGAACTGGCTCTTGAATTGGAAGAAAAAGGGTACGATTGGATCAAACAAGAGTTAGCCAGGTAG
- the sufD gene encoding Fe-S cluster assembly protein SufD, whose amino-acid sequence MENKLEIQTEMEATNLGWSPSIRQLKNDSKNIFQSKGYPATSNEEYKYLPIQKLTKAINQEKLIASTSDFSLPINLDAYVVFIENGQFRKDLSTLNGLPENVLVDTFTNAFSVLPELAEKVGKLADISDGFVAKNTAEFDNGICIFIPNNLQLNKPIYLVHFFSGSSSGCVYWRNLVVLGEQSSAELVSHTYDANLNAPVLLNTVSEFSVAKNARLDISSLQETGSLLSEVNYSIGKIHSSGLINHFAFCLSGSLIRNNTQFLLHGENANCNMFGVFLPTTGETIDNHTLVDHRVPNCQSNELYKGVASGKGTGVFNGKIFVRKDAQKTNAFQSNKNLLLSDDSAIYTKPQLEIYADDVKCSHGSSTGQLDEKALFYLQTRGIGLEAARKLLVTAFAQEILNEVGNSTLKEYLELAIENKLSTF is encoded by the coding sequence ATGGAAAATAAACTTGAAATTCAAACTGAAATGGAAGCTACCAATCTAGGTTGGTCTCCTTCTATCAGACAATTGAAAAATGATTCCAAGAATATTTTTCAATCCAAAGGATATCCGGCAACTTCCAATGAAGAGTATAAGTATTTGCCTATCCAGAAACTAACCAAAGCAATTAATCAGGAAAAACTAATTGCATCCACCTCCGACTTTTCTCTTCCAATTAATCTGGATGCTTACGTGGTTTTTATTGAAAATGGACAATTTAGGAAAGATCTGTCCACATTGAATGGATTGCCCGAGAATGTGCTGGTTGATACCTTTACAAATGCATTTTCCGTCCTTCCGGAACTTGCTGAAAAAGTTGGTAAGCTTGCGGATATTTCAGATGGTTTTGTAGCTAAAAATACCGCTGAATTTGATAATGGTATTTGTATTTTTATCCCCAATAACCTTCAATTGAATAAACCAATTTACTTGGTTCATTTTTTTTCAGGATCGAGTTCAGGTTGTGTTTATTGGAGAAATTTAGTTGTTTTAGGCGAACAATCCTCGGCCGAACTGGTTTCACATACCTATGATGCTAACTTAAACGCCCCTGTTTTATTAAATACTGTTTCAGAATTTTCTGTAGCAAAAAATGCCCGTTTGGACATAAGTTCTTTACAAGAAACCGGCTCTTTGCTGAGTGAAGTCAATTATTCCATCGGCAAAATTCATTCATCCGGTTTAATCAATCATTTTGCCTTTTGTTTGAGTGGAAGTTTAATTCGAAACAATACGCAATTTCTCCTCCATGGTGAAAATGCAAACTGTAATATGTTTGGGGTTTTTCTGCCAACAACCGGTGAAACAATCGATAACCATACCTTGGTCGATCATAGGGTGCCTAATTGTCAAAGCAATGAATTATATAAAGGTGTTGCTTCGGGTAAAGGAACCGGGGTTTTTAACGGGAAAATCTTTGTCCGTAAAGATGCCCAAAAAACCAATGCATTTCAAAGCAACAAGAACCTTCTTCTCAGCGATGATTCTGCCATTTACACGAAACCTCAACTTGAAATTTATGCCGATGATGTGAAATGTAGCCATGGCAGTAGCACCGGCCAACTAGACGAAAAGGCTTTGTTTTATTTGCAAACTCGTGGAATTGGATTGGAAGCCGCCAGAAAACTCCTTGTTACTGCTTTTGCTCAGGAAATTTTGAACGAAGTTGGCAATTCAACTTTGAAGGAATACTTGGAATTGGCTATTGAAAATAAATTATCCACTTTCTAA